The nucleotide window AAATGAAGGCTTTTTTATGTTTAATTTTGTTAAGAAGCCTTATGCTCAAGACGAAGTTTATCAGCCACCATGGCAATAAACTCAGAATTGGTTGGCTTAGCTTTTGACATACTTACCGTATATCCAAAAAGGCTTGAGATCGAATCAATATTACCACGGCTCCAGGCCACTTCGATTGCATGGCGGATAGCACGTTCAACGCGGCTTGCTGTCGTGTTATATTTTTTGGCGATATCAGGGTACAATACTTTCGTTATGGAACCTAAAAGCTCAATATCGTTGTACACCATCGAAATCGCTTCACGCAAATATAAATAACCTTTAATATGTGCTGGAACTCCGATCTCGTGAATAATACTTGTAATACTTGCATCTAAATTTTTTGGTTTTTGTTCTGATTGGGAACGGTAGCTTGTAGCGGGGCCCCTACGAATAAAGGTGCTGGCGTTTCCACTAACCTGACGAATATGGCTTCCTAAATTCTCCATATCAAATGGTTTTAAAATAAAATAGGAAGCACCAAGTTCAACGGCTTTTTTGGTTACATCCTCTTGACCAAAAGCTGTTAACATAATAACATTCGGTAATGTTCCTTTTTTCAACTCACGCAAGCGCTCAAGCACTGCCAAACCGTCAAGGTGCGGCATAATAATATCTAATACTAAGACATCAGGGTCTGTTGAAGCTAACATTTCTAAGCACTCTTGACCGTTATGGGCGATGCCGACAACTTCCATATCTTCTTGGGACGAAATATAGTCCTCTAATAGTCCAACCAGCTCTCTATTATCATCCACGACACAAACCTTTATTTTCTTCAATTCCAGTTCCTCCTCATTCAAATCAAATCTCTATTTTCATCATACCGCATTATTCATTTATCATCTCTAAATTCTATTCTAAATAAGAAATTCGACAATGCAACTAAAAATCCTTTCATTTTTTTAATATTTCTTAAAATAGTGATAAAATCTTATCTTTTCTTTGTTTTCCTTCTCTTTTCGACTAATTTCGCATTATTACCATTTAACAACATGGTTTTGTCGAATAATCTCCATATAAAAAGAGAAGCAAAATAGGGAAATTTACCTATTTTGCTTAAACAATGTTTAGCTCGCTTTATTTTTTGGTGTTTCGTATATATTAATTCCAGCTTCATTTAGCATCCATTCAATATGCACACCGTATCCAGATGTAGGATCATTTACAAACACATGTGTAACTGCTCCGATCAGCTTTCCATCTTGAATGATCGGACTTCCACTCATGCCTTGAACGATACCTCCTGTTTTTTCAAGGAGCTTTGGATCGGTCACTTTAATGACCATGCCCTTTGTAGCCGGAAACTTTTGCGGAATTGTGCTGACAATTTCAATCGAAAATTCTTCAACTCGGTCATCATTCACTACGGTTAAAATTTTTGCCGGTCCCTCTTTAACCTGATGGGATAGTGCTATGGGGAGTGGTTTATCTAGCACCCCATTTTTTAATTCTTTGTTTAATTCACCAAAAATACCAAATGGACTGTTCTTTTTAATATTACCAACAATTTCACGATCTGAAGAAAAACGGGCAAGTTTTTCTCCCGGATCACCGTTACTACCCTTTTCAATAGATGTTACTGTGGAACGGACAATTTGACCATCTTCCACCACGATTGGCTGTTTTGTATCCATGTCTGAAATAACATGTCCAAGGGCACCATATTTTTTAGACTGTGGATGTACAAAAGTCATCGTCCCAATTCCAGCTGCTGAATCTCTAATATATAATCCAAGTTTATAGGTGTTTTCCCCTTTATCCTTTAACGGGGTGAGTTTAGTCGTAATTTTGCCGCTTTCCCGACTGATAACCATATCAAGAGCTTTACCATCTTGTCCTGCCGTTTGTACGAACGGAGCAACATCTGTCATTTTTTCAATTTTGCTGCCATTGATTTCGGTAATCATGTCTCCAATTTTTATTCCTGCAAGTTCACCGGGTGATTTTTTGCCATCCTCTGTATTAATCAAATGGTGTCCAACAACTAATACGCCTACAGTATTTAATTTCACACCAATTGATTGACCGCCGGGCAGTACTCGAAAATCGTTTAAGACATGTACATCGACCTTTTTAATCGGAATGCCTGCATATTCTAGTAGCACTTCATTTTTGCCTTTTTCATTTGCGTTCACGGATATTGAATGATTTTCCTGATTAAGTGTAATATTCGATTTGTGAGAATTATTTTTTAGAGCTGCAGATACCGGAGCAGCCTTCTGGAAGGTATAATCTTGTCCTTCAAACATAGTAATCGTCTTAGGGATTGCCAGGTATTGCTGTAACGGCTGAAAAAATATAAGGCTAATTAATGAAACAAGGAGAATTCCACCAATAATCTTTCTAATTATTTCTAACTTCAAATTCTTCACTCTCCTCGCTTCTTTTCACTACACACTTCAAAAATGGCTACACCTTTAATTTTGCCTCCTTGACAATCATTTATAACTGGTATAAACATAAAAAAGCTACCCAAATTGGGAAGCTTTTCAATTTACCTTCGTTTTTACTGCTAATTGTAACAATTCCTCAGCATGTTTTTTTGTTAAGTCGGTGATTTCTGCACCAGATATCATCCGGCCGATCTCTCTAATCTTTTCATCAATACTTAGTGGTGTAACTGAGGTTTTTGTTCTTCCACCCTTTATCATCTTAGCAATAAACAGATGTGTATCTGCCATTGCAGCGACCTGTGGCAAATGGGAAATACACAAGACCTGTGAGCCTGAAGAAACTTTATAAATTTTTTCTGCGATGGATTGAGCAACCCTTCCGCTCACACCAGTATCCACTTCATCGAAGATAATCGAAGTAACACCTTGATGTTTCGAAAAAATACTTTTCAACGCCAACATGATCCGTGATAACTCTCCTCCAGAAGCCACTTTTGATAATGGCTTTAATGGTTCTCCCGGATTCGTCGAAATATAAAATTCAACATGGTCCACGCCGTTTTTAGAAAAATGCTGAAGATCTGTTTCAAAACGAATTTCAAAAACCGTTTT belongs to Neobacillus sp. OS1-2 and includes:
- the spo0A gene encoding sporulation transcription factor Spo0A, with the translated sequence MKKIKVCVVDDNRELVGLLEDYISSQEDMEVVGIAHNGQECLEMLASTDPDVLVLDIIMPHLDGLAVLERLRELKKGTLPNVIMLTAFGQEDVTKKAVELGASYFILKPFDMENLGSHIRQVSGNASTFIRRGPATSYRSQSEQKPKNLDASITSIIHEIGVPAHIKGYLYLREAISMVYNDIELLGSITKVLYPDIAKKYNTTASRVERAIRHAIEVAWSRGNIDSISSLFGYTVSMSKAKPTNSEFIAMVADKLRLEHKAS
- the spoIVB gene encoding SpoIVB peptidase; this translates as MKLEIIRKIIGGILLVSLISLIFFQPLQQYLAIPKTITMFEGQDYTFQKAAPVSAALKNNSHKSNITLNQENHSISVNANEKGKNEVLLEYAGIPIKKVDVHVLNDFRVLPGGQSIGVKLNTVGVLVVGHHLINTEDGKKSPGELAGIKIGDMITEINGSKIEKMTDVAPFVQTAGQDGKALDMVISRESGKITTKLTPLKDKGENTYKLGLYIRDSAAGIGTMTFVHPQSKKYGALGHVISDMDTKQPIVVEDGQIVRSTVTSIEKGSNGDPGEKLARFSSDREIVGNIKKNSPFGIFGELNKELKNGVLDKPLPIALSHQVKEGPAKILTVVNDDRVEEFSIEIVSTIPQKFPATKGMVIKVTDPKLLEKTGGIVQGMSGSPIIQDGKLIGAVTHVFVNDPTSGYGVHIEWMLNEAGINIYETPKNKAS